In Sphingobacterium zeae, one genomic interval encodes:
- a CDS encoding ribulokinase produces MNKSHVIGVDYGSDSVRSVLVDANNGEEIASSVFYYPRWKRGEYCDAALSQFRQHPLDYIEGLEATIKDCLSKSGLSNIGETVRAISVDTTGSTPVAVNEKGVPLALLAEFEHNPNAMFVLWKDHTAVQEAKEINLYNQNSSVDYLKYVGGVYSSEWFWAKLLHVFRTDEKVRAATYSWVEHCDYIPFLLTGGTDVTTMKRGVCSAGHKSLWAEEFGGLPPNSFFSSLDPLLDGIVDRLFSETYTADKAAGQLSEEWAQRLGLTTSVVVGVGAFDCHMGAVGGQIEPYYLSKVMGTSTCDMLVAPKEEVQHTLVKGICGQVDGSIIPGMIGMEAGQSAFGDAYAWLKQVLMWPTKNLIQEVEGMSDDNREQLIATLEEKLLFRLSEQAALLPVTEASELAIDWLNGRRTPDADQSLKGAITGLHLGTDAPRIFRAIVEATCFGAKAIVDRFVAQGIPVKGLIGLGGVAKKSPFIMQMMANVMNMPIRIHKSEQTCAIGAAMFAATAAGLYERVEDAMTAMGQGFEQTYIPEEKWVPMYAKRYERYRALGAFVEGKELHALTV; encoded by the coding sequence ATGAATAAATCGCATGTCATTGGGGTGGACTATGGAAGTGATTCGGTCCGTTCGGTATTGGTCGATGCTAACAATGGCGAGGAAATCGCGTCTTCGGTATTTTACTACCCGCGTTGGAAAAGAGGTGAGTATTGTGATGCTGCTTTAAGTCAGTTCAGGCAACATCCTTTGGATTACATCGAAGGATTGGAAGCAACCATAAAAGATTGCTTAAGTAAATCTGGTTTAAGCAATATCGGTGAAACCGTAAGAGCGATTTCCGTTGACACAACGGGGTCTACTCCAGTTGCAGTAAATGAAAAGGGGGTTCCGCTAGCTTTACTGGCAGAGTTTGAGCACAACCCCAATGCCATGTTCGTCTTATGGAAAGATCATACCGCCGTTCAGGAGGCCAAGGAGATTAACCTTTATAATCAAAATAGCTCAGTCGATTATCTGAAGTATGTGGGGGGCGTCTATTCTTCGGAATGGTTCTGGGCCAAATTGCTGCATGTTTTCAGGACTGATGAAAAGGTGCGTGCCGCCACATACAGCTGGGTGGAGCATTGCGATTACATTCCTTTTTTATTAACTGGAGGAACAGATGTAACTACTATGAAACGTGGTGTCTGTTCGGCTGGTCACAAATCGCTTTGGGCGGAAGAATTTGGAGGCTTGCCTCCTAATTCCTTTTTTTCGTCGTTAGACCCTTTGTTGGACGGTATAGTAGACCGACTGTTTTCCGAAACCTATACGGCCGACAAAGCTGCCGGTCAACTTTCGGAAGAATGGGCACAACGATTAGGGCTTACCACGTCGGTCGTTGTCGGTGTAGGTGCTTTTGACTGTCATATGGGTGCGGTTGGGGGGCAAATTGAACCCTATTATTTAAGTAAGGTGATGGGAACATCTACTTGCGACATGCTAGTCGCTCCAAAGGAGGAAGTACAGCATACTTTGGTGAAGGGGATCTGTGGTCAGGTTGATGGTTCGATTATTCCAGGAATGATTGGCATGGAGGCTGGACAGTCTGCATTTGGTGATGCTTACGCTTGGCTGAAGCAGGTGTTAATGTGGCCGACGAAGAATTTAATACAAGAGGTTGAAGGTATGTCTGATGACAACCGTGAGCAGTTAATCGCTACATTGGAAGAGAAGCTATTGTTTCGGTTAAGTGAGCAGGCTGCATTGCTTCCGGTAACAGAAGCGTCCGAATTAGCAATTGACTGGCTCAATGGTCGCCGTACACCCGATGCAGATCAATCCTTGAAAGGTGCAATTACGGGTTTACACCTCGGAACTGATGCTCCACGTATTTTCAGGGCGATTGTCGAAGCGACATGTTTCGGTGCAAAGGCGATTGTGGACCGTTTTGTCGCCCAGGGTATTCCTGTAAAAGGTTTGATTGGATTGGGCGGTGTCGCAAAAAAGTCACCTTTTATTATGCAAATGATGGCAAATGTAATGAATATGCCAATTCGTATCCACAAAAGTGAGCAGACCTGCGCTATCGGCGCAGCGATGTTTGCCGCCACGGCCGCGGGTTTATATGAGCGGGTCGAAGATGCGATGACAGCGATGGGACAAGGCTTTGAACAAACCTATATACCCGAGGAAAAATGGGTGCCAATGTATGCTAAACGCTACGAACGTTACCGTGCTTTGGGTGCTTTCGTAGAAGGAAAAGAATTGCATGCCCTTACTGTTTAA
- a CDS encoding L-ribulose-5-phosphate 4-epimerase, giving the protein MYNSIKEEAYHCNMQLPQLGLVLFTFGNVSVVDRQHGVFAIKPSGVPYEELSPEHMVIVDFDGQIVEGDLRPSSDTKTHALLYKHWEEIGGITHTHSTYATAWAQAQRDIPIFGTTHADHLTKDIPCAPPMSDEMIAGNYEHETGFQIINHFTENKLDYKEVEMILVGNHAPFAWGKTGTKSVYNSAVLEQVAKMAWLTEQINPEAARLKAALVKKHYERKHGANSYYGQ; this is encoded by the coding sequence ATGTATAATTCAATTAAAGAGGAAGCATATCATTGCAATATGCAATTGCCCCAATTGGGCTTAGTGCTTTTTACATTTGGAAATGTGAGCGTGGTGGATCGTCAGCATGGAGTATTTGCTATTAAACCTAGCGGTGTTCCCTATGAAGAACTTTCGCCGGAGCATATGGTAATTGTGGATTTTGACGGCCAAATCGTTGAAGGTGATCTCCGCCCATCGTCCGATACAAAGACGCATGCCCTGCTCTATAAACACTGGGAAGAGATTGGAGGTATTACCCATACACACTCAACCTATGCCACAGCATGGGCACAGGCGCAGCGGGATATTCCTATTTTTGGTACCACACACGCAGATCACCTGACAAAAGATATTCCATGTGCTCCACCGATGAGCGATGAAATGATCGCAGGAAACTATGAGCATGAAACAGGCTTTCAGATTATCAATCACTTCACTGAGAATAAGCTGGACTATAAAGAAGTGGAAATGATTCTCGTTGGCAACCATGCTCCATTTGCCTGGGGTAAAACTGGAACGAAATCAGTGTATAACAGCGCGGTGCTGGAACAGGTTGCTAAAATGGCCTGGTTGACAGAACAGATCAATCCGGAAGCCGCTCGATTAAAAGCTGCTTTGGTTAAAAAGCATTATGAACGGAAGCATGGTGCTAATTCCTATTATGGTCAATAA
- the araA gene encoding L-arabinose isomerase — MNINLKELEVWFVVGSQDLYGEETLRQVALHAEEIANYLDTQKEIPVGVKYKPIVKNTDEIYATLAAANRAENCIGVITWMHTFSPAKMWIRGLKALQKPLLHLHTQYNQDIPWSSIDMDFMNLNQSAHGDREFGHIVSRLKIARKVVTGHWQDVEVLERINVWARAAAGWHDWQGAKFARFGDNMRYVAVTDGDKVEAESRFGFSVNTYAIGDLVEVINASTEAEIEALLAEYESSYELAENVKAGGAFHTNLIEAAKIEIGLRKFLEQGNFKGFTDTFEDLHGMVQLPGLAVQRLMAEGYGFAGEGDWKTPALVRACKVMGAGLPGTTAFMEDYTYHFDPQNPMVLGSHMLEVDPALATGKPRIEVHPLGIGGKADPARLVFNGQSGNALNASLVDMGTRFRLIVNKVQGVSVEEQLPKLPVARVLWKPLPDMKTGCSAWIVAGGAHHTAYSLSLTPEYLEDFARIAGLEYVLIDEDTTLAKLEDQLKWNELYYLLSK; from the coding sequence ATGAATATCAATTTAAAAGAACTTGAGGTCTGGTTTGTCGTGGGTAGCCAAGACCTGTATGGAGAGGAGACTTTAAGACAAGTTGCTCTACATGCAGAAGAGATAGCTAATTACCTTGATACGCAAAAAGAGATTCCGGTAGGAGTAAAATATAAGCCGATCGTAAAAAATACGGATGAGATATATGCCACATTGGCTGCCGCCAATAGGGCAGAAAATTGTATCGGCGTCATCACATGGATGCATACATTTTCCCCAGCAAAAATGTGGATTAGAGGGTTAAAGGCGTTACAAAAACCATTGCTACATCTGCATACGCAGTACAACCAGGACATTCCATGGAGTAGTATCGATATGGATTTTATGAATCTCAATCAGAGTGCTCATGGAGATCGCGAGTTTGGACATATTGTCAGCCGTTTAAAGATAGCGCGTAAAGTCGTTACTGGCCATTGGCAAGATGTGGAGGTGCTTGAACGGATCAATGTTTGGGCTCGCGCGGCAGCTGGGTGGCATGACTGGCAGGGAGCAAAATTTGCACGATTTGGTGACAATATGCGTTATGTGGCGGTTACAGATGGCGATAAAGTGGAAGCGGAGTCGAGATTTGGCTTTTCGGTAAATACTTACGCAATCGGTGATTTAGTAGAGGTTATCAACGCTAGTACTGAAGCGGAAATTGAGGCATTGCTAGCGGAGTACGAATCTTCTTATGAGCTGGCCGAAAATGTAAAAGCTGGCGGAGCGTTTCATACGAACTTAATCGAGGCCGCTAAAATCGAAATTGGTTTAAGGAAGTTTTTGGAACAAGGAAACTTTAAAGGTTTCACGGATACTTTTGAGGATCTGCATGGTATGGTGCAACTTCCGGGCTTGGCAGTACAGCGATTAATGGCTGAGGGATATGGTTTTGCAGGTGAAGGAGATTGGAAGACTCCAGCTTTGGTGCGTGCATGTAAAGTGATGGGAGCAGGATTACCAGGAACCACTGCATTTATGGAAGACTATACTTATCATTTTGATCCACAGAATCCAATGGTACTTGGTTCACATATGTTAGAAGTAGACCCGGCATTAGCAACCGGAAAACCGCGTATCGAAGTGCATCCGCTAGGGATTGGTGGCAAGGCGGACCCTGCCCGTTTGGTGTTCAACGGTCAGAGCGGAAATGCACTGAATGCTTCATTGGTCGATATGGGAACGCGCTTTCGTTTGATCGTTAATAAAGTACAAGGTGTTTCCGTGGAAGAGCAATTACCAAAGCTTCCTGTCGCGCGCGTGTTATGGAAACCGCTTCCTGATATGAAAACGGGTTGCAGTGCCTGGATTGTAGCTGGAGGTGCTCACCATACCGCTTACAGTTTAAGCTTGACGCCTGAATATCTCGAAGATTTTGCGCGTATTGCCGGACTGGAATATGTTTTGATCGATGAGGACACCACGCTAGCAAAACTCGAAGATCAATTAAAATGGAATGAACTTTATTATTTACTCAGTAAATAA
- a CDS encoding sodium:solute symporter family transporter, with amino-acid sequence MEKFATVDYIIFVIYFFIVAGYGYWIYRKKTNSLSSSKDYFLAEGSLTWWAIGSSLIASNISAEQFIGMSGNGFEVGIAVAAYELIAAVALIIVAVWFIPVYLKNKIFTMPQFLNNRYNETTSLIMAIFWLFLYVFVNLTSILYLGAIAISSMAGGGDSFHTITVALAVFAVIITLGGMRVIGFTDVIQVVVLIIGGIATTYVALTLVSEHFGLGKDALAGFNKLMEDSPEHFNLFVDKPGPGASQEDINKYLMLPGIGMYLAGIWIVNLNYWGCNQYITQRALGADLKTARTGILFAGFLKLFMPIIVMLPGIAAYVLYKNGALQHEMAPGGVFHADNAYSAILGYLPNGMKGLALAALTAAIVAGLAGKANSIATIFTLDIFKKYINKDASEAKMVWVGKITIVISILLSVLFTWNDALGIGGAGGFTFIQKYTGFISPGVFAMFLLGMFWKRTTGAAAITGLITGFALSIFFNEFATKVFGPETWIYTAYLNKAGVYEIPFQICMGLAFVFTMIAMIAVSLFGPKVNPKAFVLDRSMFKVEPSVLALIVVTLLLVTAIYVRFW; translated from the coding sequence ATGGAAAAATTTGCAACGGTAGATTACATCATCTTTGTAATTTACTTCTTTATAGTAGCTGGCTATGGCTACTGGATTTATCGTAAAAAGACCAATAGTTTGAGCAGTAGCAAGGACTACTTTTTGGCGGAAGGTTCACTTACCTGGTGGGCCATAGGTTCTTCATTGATTGCGTCAAATATCTCGGCTGAACAATTTATCGGGATGAGCGGTAACGGCTTTGAGGTTGGTATTGCTGTGGCGGCATATGAGCTTATTGCAGCGGTAGCGCTAATTATTGTGGCGGTTTGGTTTATACCGGTCTATTTGAAAAATAAGATTTTCACCATGCCCCAGTTTTTGAATAATCGATACAATGAAACGACAAGTCTTATCATGGCAATTTTCTGGTTGTTTTTATATGTTTTTGTCAACCTGACATCGATTTTGTATTTAGGGGCAATTGCCATTTCGAGTATGGCCGGTGGCGGAGATAGCTTTCATACGATAACAGTCGCTTTAGCTGTATTTGCGGTGATTATTACCCTAGGTGGAATGCGTGTTATCGGTTTTACGGATGTTATTCAGGTTGTTGTGTTGATTATTGGTGGTATAGCCACGACCTATGTAGCGTTGACTTTAGTCAGCGAACATTTTGGTTTAGGAAAAGATGCGTTAGCTGGATTTAATAAACTGATGGAAGACTCTCCGGAGCATTTCAACCTTTTTGTTGATAAACCAGGGCCAGGAGCCAGCCAGGAAGATATTAATAAATATCTGATGTTACCTGGAATAGGGATGTACCTTGCGGGAATCTGGATCGTCAATTTAAATTACTGGGGTTGCAATCAATATATCACGCAACGCGCTTTGGGTGCTGATTTGAAGACTGCGCGAACAGGAATTCTTTTTGCGGGATTTCTAAAATTGTTTATGCCGATTATCGTTATGCTTCCGGGAATAGCCGCTTACGTGCTATACAAAAATGGTGCGTTACAACACGAAATGGCTCCTGGAGGAGTGTTTCACGCCGATAATGCATATTCAGCGATATTGGGCTATCTGCCCAATGGAATGAAAGGGCTTGCGCTGGCGGCGCTTACAGCTGCTATCGTTGCCGGATTGGCCGGAAAGGCCAATAGTATCGCAACGATCTTTACATTGGATATCTTTAAAAAATATATTAATAAAGATGCGAGCGAAGCGAAAATGGTCTGGGTTGGAAAGATAACGATTGTGATCTCTATTCTACTTTCTGTTTTATTTACCTGGAATGATGCGCTGGGCATCGGCGGGGCCGGAGGATTTACATTCATTCAAAAATATACCGGCTTTATTAGTCCTGGGGTTTTTGCGATGTTTTTGTTGGGGATGTTTTGGAAAAGAACCACCGGAGCGGCGGCTATCACTGGACTGATCACTGGATTTGCGTTGTCTATATTCTTCAACGAGTTTGCAACGAAAGTTTTTGGACCAGAGACATGGATCTATACTGCGTATCTGAATAAAGCTGGTGTATATGAAATTCCGTTCCAGATCTGTATGGGATTAGCTTTTGTATTTACTATGATCGCTATGATTGCCGTTAGCTTATTTGGACCGAAGGTTAATCCAAAAGCTTTCGTCTTGGATCGATCGATGTTTAAAGTTGAACCATCCGTATTGGCTTTAATTGTTGTGACTTTATTATTGGTCACCGCTATTTATGTGCGTTTTTGGTAG
- a CDS encoding aldose epimerase family protein: MNKKIIIGLLSCASLAYGCQSPSTQNKPASTLADSSSNQAFDSQIDGKEVKLFQLKNDKLAITLTNYGARLVSLNVPNKDGQLTDVILGYDSANEYKENYNNFYGAIVGRYGNRIGKASFKLNGEVYSLEKNDGENSLHGGTNGVYNKVWDVVSSTATSITLAYTSPDKEAGYPGTVKMEVTYTLDDNGLAIDYQATTDKETVLNLTNHAYFNLNGAGDSSILDHELQIDAKAITEVDDSLIPTGKSLPVAGTAFDFKKPAPIGARIEDENAQLKIGKGYDHNFELDKKDGFQKVAQVYTSKTGIAMEVYTTEPGLQFYSGNFMKDTDPKGKAGKVYPFRSAFCLETQHFPDAPNHPNFASTVLKPGEQYSSKTTYKFIVKK, translated from the coding sequence ATGAATAAGAAAATTATTATTGGCTTGTTGAGCTGTGCTTCATTAGCTTATGGCTGCCAATCTCCGTCAACTCAAAATAAGCCAGCATCGACATTGGCTGATTCTTCTTCCAACCAGGCTTTTGACAGCCAAATTGATGGTAAAGAGGTGAAACTATTCCAGCTTAAGAATGACAAACTTGCCATTACCTTGACAAATTATGGTGCACGCTTAGTGAGTTTAAATGTTCCGAATAAGGATGGTCAATTGACAGATGTGATTTTGGGTTATGATTCAGCTAATGAATACAAGGAAAACTATAATAATTTTTATGGCGCTATTGTAGGAAGGTATGGTAATCGGATTGGTAAAGCTTCGTTTAAGCTGAATGGAGAGGTGTATTCTTTAGAAAAGAATGACGGAGAAAATTCGCTTCATGGTGGTACAAATGGTGTGTATAATAAAGTGTGGGATGTCGTTAGTAGCACGGCAACATCCATTACATTGGCGTATACTTCACCCGATAAAGAAGCTGGTTATCCGGGGACGGTCAAGATGGAGGTAACTTACACCTTAGATGACAATGGGTTGGCTATAGATTATCAAGCAACAACGGATAAGGAAACCGTATTGAACCTTACCAACCACGCTTACTTTAATCTTAATGGGGCCGGTGATTCTTCGATTTTGGATCACGAACTTCAAATTGATGCAAAGGCGATTACAGAAGTTGACGACAGCTTGATTCCAACAGGAAAGAGTTTGCCGGTAGCGGGTACAGCATTCGATTTTAAGAAGCCGGCACCTATTGGTGCTCGGATTGAGGATGAAAATGCGCAGCTAAAGATCGGAAAGGGCTATGATCATAATTTTGAACTTGATAAGAAAGATGGTTTCCAAAAGGTTGCTCAGGTGTATACAAGCAAGACTGGTATTGCAATGGAAGTTTATACGACCGAACCCGGTTTGCAGTTTTACAGTGGCAATTTTATGAAAGATACAGACCCTAAGGGTAAAGCAGGAAAAGTCTATCCATTCCGTTCGGCGTTCTGTTTGGAGACACAACATTTTCCAGATGCACCAAATCACCCCAATTTTGCATCAACGGTGTTAAAACCTGGAGAGCAATATAGCTCCAAAACGACTTATAAATTTATCGTGAAAAAGTAA
- a CDS encoding alpha-N-arabinofuranosidase — MKLRFTLGVVFALVNGLLHGQSSVKLQTPQQEQIISRHIYGHFAEHLGRCIYDGFYVGEKNDSIPHADGVRNDVIEALKNLNIPNLRWPGGCFADTYHWKDGVGPKAQRPAMVNNWWGGVTEDNSFGTHDFLNMCELLGAEPYLAGNVGSGEVQELADWVQYVNFKGESPMSDWRRKNGRQEPWKVKFWGVGNEAWGCGGNMTADYYTDIYRKYATFMSDWTNGSGLYRIASGANSADYNWTETLMKKIPSGLMKGMGLHHYAVINWDKKGSATKYSEEEYFKTMKSAWFMNELVEKNMAIMDKYDPKGLIDLIVDEWGGWYEVEPGTNPGFLYQQNTMRDAMIAGMTLNIFNNHARRVKMANLAQAVNVLQAVILTEGKNMILTPTYHVMEMYKVHQDAKLIPVSLQSTDFEFNQEKIPAVSVSASQDKQGRTHISLVNIDPKKKNKVHVDLGSLKAGKVTGRILTAEHLRDYNSFDKPTTITPAVYNKAKVVNGTVEVDIPAFSVIVLELT, encoded by the coding sequence ATGAAGCTAAGATTTACATTAGGCGTTGTATTCGCGCTGGTGAATGGGTTACTCCATGGGCAGAGTAGTGTCAAATTGCAAACTCCGCAGCAAGAGCAGATTATAAGTCGACATATATATGGTCATTTTGCTGAACATTTGGGCCGCTGTATTTATGATGGATTTTATGTCGGGGAGAAAAATGACTCAATTCCGCATGCTGATGGCGTCCGGAATGATGTTATCGAAGCCCTTAAGAATTTGAACATTCCCAATCTACGTTGGCCGGGTGGATGTTTTGCCGATACGTATCATTGGAAGGATGGAGTTGGCCCTAAAGCTCAACGTCCTGCTATGGTTAATAACTGGTGGGGTGGTGTGACAGAGGATAATTCATTCGGAACGCATGATTTTCTAAATATGTGTGAATTGCTTGGGGCAGAACCTTATCTCGCCGGTAATGTTGGTAGTGGTGAGGTGCAGGAGCTTGCTGATTGGGTTCAATATGTAAACTTTAAAGGAGAAAGCCCCATGTCAGACTGGAGACGTAAAAATGGACGGCAGGAACCTTGGAAGGTCAAGTTTTGGGGTGTGGGAAATGAAGCTTGGGGCTGTGGTGGAAATATGACTGCCGATTATTATACTGATATCTACCGCAAATACGCGACTTTCATGTCGGATTGGACGAATGGGAGTGGTCTATATCGAATTGCTTCTGGTGCCAATAGTGCAGATTACAATTGGACCGAAACACTCATGAAGAAAATTCCAAGTGGTTTGATGAAAGGTATGGGATTACATCACTATGCGGTCATCAACTGGGATAAGAAAGGCTCTGCAACGAAATATTCGGAAGAGGAGTATTTCAAGACCATGAAATCAGCTTGGTTTATGAATGAATTAGTGGAGAAGAATATGGCCATCATGGACAAATACGATCCAAAAGGACTTATAGATCTAATTGTAGACGAATGGGGGGGCTGGTATGAGGTCGAACCAGGGACGAACCCTGGCTTTCTCTACCAACAGAACACCATGCGTGATGCTATGATTGCTGGTATGACATTGAATATCTTTAATAATCATGCTCGCCGGGTTAAGATGGCCAATCTAGCGCAGGCAGTAAATGTATTACAAGCGGTTATTCTTACGGAAGGGAAGAATATGATTTTGACGCCTACGTACCATGTCATGGAAATGTATAAGGTACATCAGGACGCTAAGTTAATTCCTGTATCGCTGCAATCGACTGATTTTGAGTTTAATCAAGAGAAAATCCCTGCAGTTTCGGTTTCAGCCTCACAGGACAAACAAGGACGTACACATATTTCCCTTGTGAATATTGACCCAAAAAAGAAAAATAAGGTGCACGTGGATTTGGGCTCGTTGAAAGCCGGAAAAGTAACTGGTAGAATACTTACCGCTGAGCATCTGCGTGATTATAATTCGTTCGACAAACCGACAACGATTACACCTGCCGTGTACAATAAGGCGAAGGTTGTTAATGGTACCGTTGAAGTAGATATTCCTGCTTTTTCAGTAATCGTATTGGAATTAACCTAA
- a CDS encoding alpha-L-arabinofuranosidase C-terminal domain-containing protein has translation MKKVVSLMVALAGLGFSAVAQSPIALNIQLDKPSGKISPHMWGVFFEDINLGADGGIYAELVKNRSFEFDEPWMGWKKLENGVEGTYLLVNDSKRKGNKRYLRLNNAGNLKLGLQNEGFRGMGVKAGGAYEFSLQYQSTAKGMTIHVELLDPQNKVIGAAELPLDPVASWSEAAVKFPVNQTTDKAKLNVWFTGEGTLDVDMLSLFPVDTWKGRRKGLRKDMVQMLADMKPGFIRFPGGCIVEGRDLANRFQWKKTVGPISERELIINRWNTEFKHRLTPDYFQTFGLGFFEYFLLAEDIGATAVPILNCGMACQYNTGEVVPLDELDEYVQDALDLIEFANGSTATKWGQLRAEMGHPESFHLKMLGVGNENWGPQYIERLAVFKKALNEKHPEIKIIASSGTDPEGDRFDFLDDKLRAMNIDIIDEHYYRPPSWFLSSASRYDNYNRNGAKIFAGEYASHTTRPNGPGKSTWEAALSEAAFMTGLERNGDVVEMASYAPLFGHVDGWQWSPDLIWVDNLQVYGTPSYQVQKLYATNRGTAIIPIMRDGESVAGKDSLYASAVYDESSKELIVKVVNYNSQPKKVNLDVVSKKKLTATAELVTLANPDLNVSNSLEEPLNIRPKESTVVYNGKKLVQTFAPYSFTLIRLSTK, from the coding sequence ATGAAGAAAGTTGTATCGTTGATGGTAGCGCTAGCGGGGTTAGGCTTTTCTGCTGTGGCGCAGTCACCAATAGCATTAAATATTCAATTAGATAAGCCTTCGGGGAAAATATCGCCACATATGTGGGGGGTGTTTTTTGAAGACATTAACTTGGGCGCTGATGGGGGAATCTATGCTGAATTGGTGAAGAATAGATCCTTTGAATTTGATGAACCTTGGATGGGCTGGAAGAAGCTCGAAAATGGTGTTGAGGGTACTTATTTGCTGGTGAATGACAGTAAGCGGAAGGGAAATAAGCGTTATTTAAGATTAAATAATGCGGGCAATCTAAAATTAGGATTGCAAAATGAAGGCTTTAGGGGAATGGGGGTAAAAGCGGGAGGAGCATATGAGTTTTCTTTACAGTACCAAAGCACTGCGAAAGGAATGACGATCCACGTTGAACTGCTTGATCCTCAAAATAAGGTAATCGGGGCCGCTGAACTTCCGCTTGATCCCGTCGCATCGTGGTCGGAAGCTGCGGTCAAATTTCCTGTTAACCAAACAACAGACAAGGCTAAATTAAATGTTTGGTTTACAGGTGAGGGCACTTTAGACGTCGATATGTTGTCTTTGTTTCCCGTCGACACTTGGAAAGGGAGACGAAAGGGATTACGTAAAGACATGGTTCAAATGCTTGCAGATATGAAACCTGGTTTTATCCGGTTTCCGGGAGGTTGTATTGTGGAAGGTAGAGATTTGGCTAATCGATTTCAATGGAAAAAAACGGTTGGTCCAATTAGTGAACGAGAATTGATTATTAACCGTTGGAACACCGAATTTAAACATCGTCTAACGCCAGATTATTTCCAAACTTTTGGCTTAGGTTTTTTCGAATATTTTTTATTGGCAGAAGATATCGGCGCCACTGCAGTGCCTATTCTTAATTGTGGTATGGCTTGTCAGTATAATACAGGCGAAGTTGTACCATTAGATGAGTTAGATGAGTATGTTCAGGATGCCTTGGATCTGATTGAATTTGCCAACGGCTCCACTGCTACAAAATGGGGTCAATTGCGTGCAGAAATGGGGCATCCCGAATCATTTCATCTCAAAATGTTAGGCGTTGGAAATGAAAATTGGGGACCTCAATATATTGAACGTCTGGCCGTTTTTAAGAAGGCCTTAAACGAAAAGCATCCAGAGATCAAAATTATAGCGAGTTCAGGTACTGATCCAGAGGGAGACCGCTTTGATTTCTTAGATGATAAGTTGCGTGCCATGAATATTGATATCATCGATGAACATTATTATCGACCACCATCCTGGTTTCTTTCAAGTGCCAGCCGTTATGACAATTACAACCGGAACGGCGCAAAGATTTTTGCTGGCGAATACGCTTCACATACGACACGACCGAATGGCCCTGGAAAAAGTACGTGGGAGGCCGCACTTTCTGAAGCTGCATTCATGACTGGTCTTGAACGAAATGGTGATGTGGTTGAAATGGCATCTTATGCACCATTGTTTGGTCATGTAGATGGGTGGCAATGGTCTCCGGATCTAATTTGGGTTGATAATCTTCAGGTGTATGGTACACCTAGCTACCAGGTTCAAAAATTGTATGCAACCAACAGGGGCACAGCCATTATTCCGATTATGCGTGATGGTGAATCCGTTGCGGGTAAAGATAGTTTGTATGCATCTGCAGTTTATGACGAGTCTTCAAAGGAATTAATTGTGAAAGTTGTCAATTATAATAGTCAGCCGAAAAAAGTTAATCTTGATGTAGTTTCAAAGAAGAAGCTGACAGCCACGGCAGAGCTTGTTACGCTGGCTAATCCCGACCTGAATGTCAGCAATAGTTTGGAAGAACCATTAAATATTCGTCCAAAGGAAAGTACTGTTGTTTATAATGGGAAAAAACTTGTTCAAACTTTTGCACCATACTCCTTTACGCTGATTAGACTGTCTACGAAATAG